Within Amycolatopsis sp. FDAARGOS 1241, the genomic segment AGCATCGGCCAGGCGATGCTGCCCCTGCTGCCCGACCCGTGGTTCTTGGTCCCGGTCGACGCGATCAGCGGGATGCGCTCGACACGGCACACTCGCTTCCTGGAGGACGCGGAAACCCGCGAGATGCTGCGTCGGACCCGGAGGGGATACCACCGGGTGATCGCGGCCCTCACCTCGGCGGGCAACGACGTGATCATGGATTACCCGCTCAGCGAGCCGTGGCGCCTGGACGACCTGCTCGACGTTCTCGATGGCTACGACGTCACCTTGATCGACGTTCGGTGCTCGGGCGAGGAGTTGACCCGGCGCGAGCGGTCGCGCGGCGATCGTCCCCACGGCTTGGCCGCGTCGCAGACCAGGGTCTACGCCCACGGGGACAACGACCTCGTCGTGGACACCACTCGTCGTGGCGC encodes:
- a CDS encoding chloramphenicol phosphotransferase CPT family protein, giving the protein MAAQAPGRVILLNGPSSSGKTSIGQAMLPLLPDPWFLVPVDAISGMRSTRHTRFLEDAETREMLRRTRRGYHRVIAALTSAGNDVIMDYPLSEPWRLDDLLDVLDGYDVTLIDVRCSGEELTRRERSRGDRPHGLAASQTRVYAHGDNDLVVDTTRRGAADCAREIVDRFVTISHPKAFARLRRDRRMPAPVHPDA